From Alienimonas californiensis, a single genomic window includes:
- the dapF gene encoding diaminopimelate epimerase, with amino-acid sequence MHASSPVSLWHGVALWHGAGNTFALHDGLGGEPAPNPAAVCTETGVDGFVALTPPRTPGAAASLAFFNPDGAPADACGNGLRCAAACLDPHGTRGTITFDTPAGLRTATALAGRGGVVQVRVSMGKPRFRPPPDDPLAFAEFLPNQASTGDSGRPGLGTFGPPIRVDLGNPHAVFLVDEAPGDALVGALGPALQSHPLFAAGGGVNVGFAFVHRPDAITLRVFERGVGETASCGSGACAAVAAAIAVRRCVRQVIVAAPGGELTVDWPAGGEMFLTGPAAPLPLG; translated from the coding sequence GTGCACGCCTCGTCCCCCGTTTCCCTCTGGCACGGGGTCGCCCTCTGGCACGGGGCCGGCAACACGTTCGCCCTACACGACGGCCTCGGCGGGGAGCCGGCGCCGAACCCGGCGGCGGTGTGTACAGAAACCGGCGTCGACGGGTTCGTCGCGCTGACGCCGCCGCGGACGCCCGGGGCGGCGGCGAGCCTCGCCTTCTTCAACCCCGACGGCGCCCCCGCCGACGCCTGCGGCAACGGACTCCGCTGTGCCGCGGCCTGCCTCGATCCGCACGGAACCCGCGGCACGATCACCTTCGACACCCCCGCCGGCCTTCGCACCGCGACGGCGCTCGCCGGCCGGGGGGGCGTCGTCCAGGTACGGGTTTCCATGGGCAAACCACGGTTCCGCCCCCCGCCGGACGACCCGCTGGCCTTCGCGGAGTTCCTGCCGAACCAGGCATCCACCGGCGACTCCGGCCGCCCCGGGCTGGGGACGTTCGGTCCGCCGATTCGGGTGGACCTCGGCAATCCGCACGCCGTCTTCCTGGTGGACGAAGCGCCGGGGGACGCCCTCGTCGGCGCGCTCGGCCCGGCGCTGCAATCGCACCCGCTGTTTGCGGCCGGCGGCGGGGTGAACGTCGGGTTCGCCTTCGTCCACCGGCCGGACGCGATCACGCTGCGGGTGTTTGAACGCGGCGTGGGGGAGACGGCCTCCTGCGGGAGCGGCGCCTGCGCGGCGGTCGCGGCGGCGATCGCGGTGCGGCGCTGCGTGCGGCAGGTGATCGTCGCCGCCCCGGGCGGAGAGCTGACGGTTGACTGGCCGGCGGGCGGCGAGATGTTCCTCACCGGCCCCGCCGCCCCGCTGCCGCTCGGGTAA
- a CDS encoding GDSL-type esterase/lipase family protein produces the protein MTVAPLALLLCSFLPADAPAEAPEVSFDRWQSNIAKFESSVKKLGERDRELYAAGGPPEGAVLLAGSSSVRLWMEGDVEEDMAPIPVVARGYGGARYSDFAYFAERLFAPHLTPGEPGAHVAAIALFVANDITGAAKAKPTDQTPEGAAKYVRHIVATAHEMDADVPVVLISVTPTPSRWKAWPRINAFNEAMKQIAAEDDKVYYLDATEAYLNEDGTPNAELFRSDMLHQNDAGYAIWAEQLKAGLKPILNAKK, from the coding sequence ATGACCGTCGCCCCGCTCGCCCTGCTGCTCTGTTCGTTCCTGCCCGCCGACGCCCCGGCGGAGGCCCCGGAGGTCTCGTTCGACCGCTGGCAATCGAACATCGCCAAGTTCGAATCCTCGGTCAAAAAGCTCGGCGAGCGGGACCGCGAACTCTACGCGGCCGGCGGCCCGCCGGAGGGGGCGGTGCTCTTGGCGGGGTCGTCCTCGGTGCGGCTGTGGATGGAGGGCGACGTGGAGGAGGACATGGCGCCGATCCCGGTCGTCGCCCGGGGCTACGGCGGGGCGCGGTACAGCGACTTCGCCTACTTCGCCGAGCGCCTGTTCGCCCCGCACCTCACGCCGGGCGAGCCGGGGGCGCACGTGGCCGCGATCGCCCTGTTCGTGGCGAACGACATTACCGGGGCCGCCAAGGCCAAACCCACCGATCAAACCCCCGAGGGCGCCGCGAAATATGTCCGGCACATTGTCGCCACGGCGCACGAAATGGACGCCGACGTGCCGGTGGTGTTGATCTCCGTCACCCCGACCCCCTCCCGCTGGAAGGCCTGGCCGCGGATCAACGCCTTCAACGAGGCGATGAAACAGATCGCCGCCGAGGACGACAAGGTGTACTACCTGGACGCCACGGAGGCCTATTTAAACGAGGACGGCACGCCGAACGCCGAGCTGTTCCGGAGCGACATGCTCCACCAAAACGACGCCGGCTACGCGATCTGGGCAGAACAGCTGAAAGCCGGGTTGAAGCCGATTTTGAACGCGAAGAAGTGA
- a CDS encoding Rho termination factor N-terminal domain-containing protein — MPAAWTDKDERMYDHVKDSELDRGRSEDRAEEIAGRTVNKHRREEGRTPNKTTQGTGNPTSSLEDRTKDELYNRAKELDIDGRSKMTKEELIDAIRDRQ, encoded by the coding sequence ATGCCTGCCGCCTGGACCGACAAAGACGAACGGATGTACGACCACGTCAAAGACAGTGAATTGGACCGCGGCCGCTCCGAGGACCGCGCCGAGGAGATCGCCGGCCGCACGGTGAACAAACACCGCCGCGAGGAGGGTCGCACGCCCAATAAAACGACCCAGGGGACCGGCAATCCGACCAGTTCGCTGGAGGACCGCACCAAGGACGAACTCTATAACCGGGCGAAGGAACTCGACATCGACGGCCGCAGCAAGATGACGAAGGAAGAACTCATCGACGCGATCCGCGATCGGCAGTAG
- a CDS encoding class I SAM-dependent methyltransferase, whose product MTPTPLHRKSSVEEIRARFDGDVERFSRLDTGQAATVDAPLAMELITQAAVASTAPIRRVLDLGCGAGNNTLKLREATERDFDADLLDLSEPMVAAAERRVSAANGGVVRPLVGDFREVELEDGAYDVVLAAAVLHHLRDDADWRAAFTKLHRILRPGGGVWITDLVSHETPGVQALMQSRYGEYLERLDGPAYRDRVFDYIEREDSPRPVTWQLDLLRDVGFSRTELLHKNSCFAAFGALKAPADAFSK is encoded by the coding sequence ATGACGCCCACGCCGCTGCATCGAAAATCCTCCGTCGAAGAGATCCGCGCCCGCTTCGACGGCGACGTGGAGCGGTTCTCGCGGCTCGACACCGGCCAGGCCGCGACGGTGGACGCCCCGTTGGCGATGGAACTCATCACGCAGGCGGCGGTCGCCTCGACGGCGCCGATCCGACGCGTGCTGGACCTCGGCTGCGGGGCGGGCAACAACACGTTGAAGCTGCGGGAGGCGACCGAGCGGGACTTCGACGCGGACCTGCTCGATCTCAGCGAACCGATGGTCGCCGCGGCCGAGCGCCGGGTCTCGGCGGCGAACGGCGGGGTCGTGCGGCCGCTCGTCGGCGACTTTCGGGAGGTGGAGTTGGAGGACGGCGCCTACGACGTCGTGCTGGCCGCCGCGGTCCTGCATCACCTGCGGGACGACGCCGACTGGCGAGCCGCGTTCACGAAACTTCACCGCATCCTGCGGCCGGGCGGCGGCGTCTGGATCACGGACTTGGTGTCGCACGAAACGCCCGGCGTGCAGGCCCTCATGCAGTCCCGGTACGGCGAGTATCTGGAGCGACTCGACGGCCCGGCGTACCGTGATCGCGTGTTCGACTATATCGAACGGGAAGATTCCCCCCGGCCGGTCACTTGGCAGCTGGATCTCCTGCGGGACGTCGGCTTTTCGAGGACGGAACTGCTGCACAAAAACTCCTGCTTCGCGGCGTTCGGGGCGCTCAAAGCGCCCGCCGACGCATTTTCCAAATAA
- a CDS encoding M23 family metallopeptidase, with product MLRPRRLAPLLLAGAVLNIPAALAGPQDAPPADPSPADSSPAAGPPFEKFVLPIGGTPWKDWTIVNYVDVDPKFRGVRDARGGAYTYDFHEGIDYTLAHFAAMDRGVPVFAAADGTVVDAEDGHPDRNAGDTTDPKNRAKTPPNLVRIDHPGGVRTAYLHLRKGSITVKPGDRVTAGQKIAEVGSSGNSSDPHLHFEVYQAEGANPQQIARRGGVLVATLEDPEHWWRDPLPYAAEMTGALDHGVTHAELTEESVRDRPADAVSFASRGPAGGPDRTVRVWARLYGLKKGDKLTFDVLDPNGRPAATKTFTTDEIRYGWWSYELELPVRVDPGRWTVRATRNGKPLFTDAFLVNSRSE from the coding sequence ATGCTCCGTCCTCGTCGTCTCGCCCCGCTGCTGCTCGCGGGCGCCGTTCTGAATATCCCCGCGGCGCTCGCCGGGCCGCAGGACGCACCGCCCGCCGACCCGTCGCCCGCCGACTCGTCGCCCGCGGCCGGGCCGCCGTTCGAAAAGTTCGTCCTGCCGATCGGGGGGACGCCGTGGAAGGACTGGACGATCGTGAATTACGTGGACGTGGACCCGAAGTTCCGCGGCGTCCGCGACGCCCGCGGCGGGGCCTATACCTACGACTTTCATGAGGGGATCGACTACACCCTCGCCCACTTCGCCGCGATGGACCGCGGGGTCCCGGTGTTCGCCGCGGCCGACGGCACGGTCGTCGACGCCGAGGACGGCCACCCGGACCGCAACGCCGGGGACACGACCGATCCCAAGAACCGGGCGAAGACCCCGCCGAACCTCGTGCGGATCGACCACCCCGGCGGCGTGCGGACGGCCTATCTGCACCTTCGTAAGGGGTCAATTACAGTCAAACCCGGCGACCGGGTGACCGCCGGGCAGAAGATTGCGGAGGTGGGCAGTTCCGGGAATTCCTCCGACCCGCACCTGCATTTCGAGGTCTATCAGGCCGAAGGGGCGAATCCTCAGCAGATCGCCCGCCGGGGCGGCGTGCTCGTGGCCACGCTGGAAGATCCGGAGCACTGGTGGCGGGACCCGCTGCCCTACGCCGCCGAGATGACCGGGGCGCTGGACCACGGCGTCACCCACGCGGAGTTGACGGAGGAATCGGTCCGCGACCGGCCCGCCGACGCCGTCTCCTTCGCCTCTCGCGGCCCCGCCGGCGGCCCCGATCGCACGGTGCGGGTTTGGGCGCGGCTGTACGGGCTGAAAAAGGGGGACAAGCTCACCTTCGACGTGCTCGACCCGAACGGCCGGCCGGCGGCGACAAAGACTTTCACGACGGACGAAATCCGCTACGGCTGGTGGTCCTACGAACTGGAACTGCCGGTCCGCGTCGACCCCGGCCGCTGGACCGTGCGGGCGACCCGCAACGGCAAGCCGCTGTTCACCGACGCCTTCCTGGTGAACTCGCGGAGCGAATAA
- a CDS encoding DUF3472 domain-containing protein has protein sequence MPAASQLFLSRLFVASSALAVAIVAAPQPAGADERLAGKACRSVHLRLPAPKAEAFYQEMTVRESAPGTYFMACGWNRGYFGIQELANGEKLALFSVWEPPAGQNPDLVPEDRRVELRSKGEESEVKRFGGEGTGGQCFLKTDAADWEIGDVCRFLLVASVDQDETGAPIAGRTAYTGYFSRRAQGEESPGPWQKMATFSTLTPTQAGEFEPLRSLYTFVEDFRRNGVSLTQRRTAEFGAGWVWTVPDATAKAGAGLPRWEPLNEAQFTADGNPAQNVNATTLPGETPTQVGRFTLSTGGDTPENADRLGESLTRPTSLARIAPRPPSDLPFDPSAD, from the coding sequence ATGCCTGCCGCGTCCCAATTGTTCCTCTCCCGACTGTTCGTCGCGTCGTCCGCGCTGGCCGTTGCGATCGTCGCGGCCCCGCAACCGGCGGGGGCGGACGAACGCCTGGCCGGCAAGGCCTGCCGCTCCGTGCACCTGCGGCTCCCGGCGCCGAAGGCGGAGGCGTTCTATCAGGAGATGACCGTCCGGGAGTCCGCCCCCGGGACCTACTTCATGGCCTGCGGATGGAACCGCGGGTACTTCGGGATTCAGGAACTGGCGAACGGCGAAAAGCTGGCCCTGTTCAGCGTCTGGGAGCCGCCCGCCGGCCAGAATCCGGACCTCGTGCCGGAGGACCGCCGGGTCGAACTGCGGTCCAAGGGAGAGGAATCGGAGGTGAAGCGCTTCGGCGGCGAGGGCACCGGCGGACAGTGCTTTTTGAAGACCGACGCCGCCGATTGGGAGATCGGCGACGTCTGCCGGTTCCTCCTCGTCGCCTCCGTCGATCAGGACGAGACCGGCGCCCCGATCGCCGGCCGCACGGCCTATACGGGGTATTTCTCCCGCCGTGCCCAGGGTGAAGAGTCGCCCGGCCCGTGGCAGAAGATGGCGACGTTCTCCACCCTGACCCCCACCCAAGCCGGCGAATTCGAGCCGCTGCGGAGCCTGTACACCTTCGTCGAAGACTTCCGCCGCAACGGCGTGAGCCTCACCCAGCGCCGGACGGCGGAGTTCGGCGCCGGCTGGGTGTGGACCGTGCCGGACGCCACGGCCAAAGCCGGCGCCGGTCTGCCCCGATGGGAGCCGCTGAACGAGGCCCAGTTCACCGCGGACGGCAACCCGGCCCAGAACGTGAACGCCACGACGCTGCCGGGCGAAACCCCGACGCAGGTGGGTCGATTCACCCTGTCCACCGGCGGCGACACGCCGGAGAACGCCGACCGACTCGGCGAATCGCTGACCCGCCCGACCTCCCTGGCCCGCATCGCCCCCCGCCCGCCGAGCGACCTGCCGTTCGACCCGTCGGCCGACTGA
- a CDS encoding GDSL-type esterase/lipase family protein — MNSAFLAASLLSVAVGVPDDAADAVVIGLIGDSTVATTYGWGPAFAERFDDRTTVLNYARNGARLDTLSERLDELLAKSPDYVLIQFGHNDQKKYGPDAYREKLTDYVRRVKAAGAQPVVLSSVTRRNFGPDGKILPRTEGLRGGLPAFAEAAGAVAQEEVVPFINLYGISVDHHNRLGPEATAAYDFDPTDQTHFSPAGAAATAGLIVDELKVARPELARRLKRTP; from the coding sequence ATGAACAGTGCCTTCCTCGCCGCCTCCCTGCTCTCGGTCGCCGTGGGCGTCCCGGACGACGCCGCGGACGCCGTGGTCATCGGATTAATCGGCGACTCCACCGTGGCGACGACCTACGGCTGGGGGCCGGCGTTCGCGGAGCGATTCGACGACCGCACGACGGTGCTCAACTACGCCCGAAACGGCGCTCGGCTCGACACGCTCTCGGAGCGGCTGGACGAACTGTTGGCGAAGTCGCCGGATTACGTCCTCATTCAATTCGGCCACAACGACCAGAAGAAATACGGCCCGGACGCGTACCGCGAAAAGCTGACGGACTACGTCCGCCGCGTGAAGGCGGCGGGGGCTCAGCCGGTCGTGCTGAGCTCCGTCACCCGGCGGAACTTCGGGCCGGACGGCAAGATTCTCCCCCGCACCGAGGGGCTGCGCGGCGGACTGCCGGCGTTCGCCGAGGCGGCCGGGGCCGTCGCCCAGGAGGAGGTCGTGCCGTTTATCAACCTGTACGGGATCAGCGTCGACCACCACAACCGCCTCGGCCCGGAGGCGACCGCGGCGTACGACTTCGATCCGACCGACCAAACCCACTTCAGCCCCGCGGGCGCGGCGGCGACCGCGGGGCTGATCGTCGACGAACTCAAGGTCGCCCGGCCCGAACTGGCCCGGCGGCTGAAACGCACGCCGTGA
- a CDS encoding sigma-70 family RNA polymerase sigma factor, with protein MDDDFERFRGYLRHLARTGLHGKLKTRLDASDVVQQSLLQAHEARDLFRGETDAERCAWLRQILARVITHAARDHTREKRDVRRDRSTEEKLAADSLRLGGLLEADVSSPSHGAARHERAVRLAAALESLPEDQREAVTRHYLDGESPAEIAAAMNRTGPSVAGLLRRGLQGLRTTLPDVG; from the coding sequence ATGGACGACGACTTCGAACGCTTCCGCGGCTACCTGCGGCACCTCGCCCGGACGGGGCTGCACGGGAAGTTGAAGACGCGGCTGGACGCCTCGGACGTCGTGCAGCAAAGCCTGCTTCAGGCCCACGAGGCCCGGGATCTATTCCGCGGCGAAACGGACGCCGAACGCTGCGCCTGGTTGCGGCAGATCCTCGCCCGGGTCATCACCCACGCCGCCCGCGATCACACCCGCGAGAAGCGGGACGTGCGGCGGGACCGCAGCACGGAGGAGAAGCTCGCCGCCGATTCCCTGCGGCTGGGCGGGCTGTTGGAGGCGGACGTCAGCTCCCCCAGCCACGGCGCCGCCCGGCACGAGCGGGCCGTGCGACTGGCCGCGGCGCTGGAATCGCTGCCGGAGGACCAGCGGGAGGCCGTCACGCGGCACTACCTCGACGGCGAAAGCCCCGCGGAGATCGCCGCCGCGATGAACCGCACCGGCCCCAGCGTCGCCGGCTTGCTCCGGCGGGGATTGCAGGGGCTGAGAACGACGCTGCCGGATGTGGGATAG
- the argH gene encoding argininosuccinate lyase, which yields MPDSAAPSPAPANGSEGHSGKAWGGRFAGGTDPRVESFTESISFDARLAPHDVAGSKAHATMLAENGLLTAEERDAIHAGLDEVLGEIEAGTFPFRTELEDVHMHIESALTEKIGDAGRKLHTARSRNDQVSTDLKLFVREACDRLDELLADVQRAFVGRCGQDLDVVIPGYTHLQRAMPVSAAHSWLCWVEKLDRDRGRVRDCRARLNESPLGAAALAGTTLPIDRDRTAELLGFDRPAANSLDISSDRDFLLEYLFALTVTATHLSQWAEEWIVWFSTEFGFLSLPDAYTTGSSIMPQKRNPDVPELIRGKSARVVGALVQALVLLKGLPTAYNRDLQEDKLALFDAHDTVVACLDLMPSIVAGATLNVAKIESRLEDGFLDATALMEHAIRAGVPMRTAHGVIGKLVALCEKTGRRLADLSDEEFASADGRLVSGGSEELRSVLGAKNAAAVLKSYGGGGREQVAAQVERWRGQLGMN from the coding sequence GTGCCCGATTCCGCCGCCCCCTCCCCCGCCCCCGCGAACGGCTCCGAGGGCCACTCCGGCAAGGCGTGGGGCGGCCGGTTCGCCGGCGGGACCGATCCGCGGGTGGAGAGCTTCACCGAGAGCATCTCCTTCGACGCCCGCCTCGCCCCGCACGACGTCGCCGGCTCCAAGGCCCACGCCACGATGCTGGCCGAAAACGGCCTGCTGACCGCCGAGGAACGCGACGCGATCCACGCCGGCCTGGACGAGGTGCTGGGCGAAATTGAAGCCGGCACGTTCCCGTTCCGTACGGAACTGGAGGACGTACACATGCACATCGAGTCGGCCCTCACCGAGAAGATCGGCGACGCCGGCCGCAAGCTGCATACGGCCCGCAGCCGGAACGATCAGGTCTCCACGGACCTCAAGCTGTTCGTGCGGGAGGCCTGCGATCGGCTGGACGAATTATTGGCCGACGTGCAGCGGGCCTTCGTCGGCCGCTGCGGGCAGGATTTAGACGTCGTGATCCCCGGCTACACGCACCTGCAACGGGCGATGCCGGTTTCCGCCGCCCACAGTTGGCTCTGCTGGGTCGAAAAGCTGGACCGGGACCGCGGCCGCGTCCGCGATTGCCGGGCCCGGTTGAACGAAAGTCCGCTGGGCGCCGCGGCGCTGGCCGGGACCACGCTGCCGATCGACCGCGACCGCACCGCGGAGTTATTAGGCTTCGACCGCCCGGCCGCCAACAGCCTCGATATCTCCAGCGACCGGGACTTCCTGCTCGAATATCTGTTCGCCCTGACCGTCACCGCGACGCACCTCTCGCAGTGGGCGGAGGAGTGGATCGTCTGGTTCAGCACGGAGTTCGGCTTCCTCAGCCTGCCGGACGCCTATACGACCGGCTCCAGCATCATGCCGCAGAAGCGGAACCCGGACGTGCCGGAATTGATCCGCGGGAAGAGCGCCCGGGTCGTCGGGGCGCTGGTGCAGGCCCTCGTCCTCTTGAAAGGCCTGCCGACGGCCTATAACCGTGACCTGCAGGAGGACAAACTGGCCCTGTTCGACGCCCACGACACGGTCGTGGCTTGCCTGGATTTGATGCCGTCGATCGTGGCCGGGGCGACATTGAACGTGGCGAAGATCGAGAGCCGTCTGGAAGACGGCTTCCTCGACGCCACCGCCCTAATGGAGCACGCCATCCGGGCCGGCGTGCCGATGCGGACCGCTCACGGCGTGATCGGCAAACTGGTCGCCCTGTGCGAGAAAACCGGCCGCCGGCTGGCCGACCTGAGCGACGAGGAATTCGCTTCGGCCGACGGGCGCCTCGTCTCCGGCGGCAGCGAGGAATTGCGCTCGGTGTTGGGAGCGAAGAACGCCGCGGCGGTGCTGAAAAGCTACGGCGGCGGCGGCCGCGAGCAGGTCGCCGCCCAGGTCGAACGCTGGCGCGGGCAGTTGGGGATGAATTGA
- the msrA gene encoding peptide-methionine (S)-S-oxide reductase MsrA, whose translation MTALACSARRLPILSAAALAAAALAWAPAASAVQPPLPTADAAEGTGEQDGRASAIFAGGCFWCMESPFDKLDGVISTTSGYTAGRLEDPTYYQVTTGRTGHTEAIKVVYDPQKVSYETLLNVFWRNVDPFQQNRQFVDRGNQYRTGVYYTPEQKAAAEASLKQVQQRFDRKVATELAEAGPFYEAEAYHQDFYKTNPARYNAYAASCGRVEGLNKIWGEEAGGASIIQEHNAKAAAGTPAAE comes from the coding sequence ATGACCGCTCTCGCCTGTTCCGCCCGCCGCCTGCCGATTCTTTCCGCCGCGGCGCTCGCCGCCGCGGCACTGGCCTGGGCGCCCGCCGCATCAGCCGTTCAGCCCCCCCTGCCGACCGCCGACGCCGCGGAGGGAACCGGGGAGCAGGACGGCCGCGCCTCCGCGATCTTCGCTGGCGGGTGCTTCTGGTGCATGGAATCGCCCTTCGACAAGCTCGACGGCGTGATCTCCACGACCAGCGGCTACACCGCCGGGCGGCTGGAAGACCCGACCTATTATCAGGTCACCACCGGCCGCACCGGCCACACGGAAGCGATCAAGGTCGTCTACGACCCGCAGAAGGTCAGCTACGAAACGCTGCTGAACGTCTTCTGGCGGAACGTCGACCCGTTCCAGCAGAACCGGCAGTTCGTGGACCGCGGCAACCAGTACCGCACCGGGGTTTATTACACGCCGGAGCAGAAGGCCGCCGCGGAGGCGTCGCTCAAGCAGGTTCAACAACGCTTCGACCGCAAGGTCGCCACGGAACTGGCCGAGGCCGGCCCGTTCTACGAGGCCGAGGCTTATCACCAGGACTTCTATAAGACGAACCCGGCCCGCTATAACGCCTACGCCGCCTCCTGCGGCCGCGTCGAGGGGCTCAACAAGATCTGGGGCGAGGAGGCCGGCGGGGCGTCGATCATTCAGGAGCACAACGCCAAGGCCGCCGCGGGGACGCCCGCCGCCGAGTAA
- a CDS encoding LOG family protein codes for MADAPRRPKSDEPDAKPKHAGPAADAKLSGKPKSPPRRRGRADDAESEPLPLEPDETVPDHIFAEQSELVDSIKRTADKLLADGATRGDLKILERTLKELRYAFKMFTPYRKQRKVSVFGSARTAEVAPEYAHAEKFGRRMAEEGWMVLTGAGGGIMEAAHVGAGREMSMGVNILLPFEQHANRIIDGDPKLANLKYFFTRKLLFVKEVHGIVTFPGGFGTQDEAFETLTLVQTGKRDLMPLVWVDEPDGNYWGHWQQFVNDELLEKGLISPEDTSLYKITTDVEEAVEEVLNFYSVYNSMRYVRGKLVLRLHAAPDDQMLERINDEFNDICASGKITCCGAHQQEADDDHLEDLPRLRLDFNRRSAGRLRQLVNLLNRELADAPNRVEASKR; via the coding sequence GTGGCCGACGCCCCCCGCCGCCCGAAGTCCGACGAGCCGGACGCGAAACCGAAGCACGCCGGCCCCGCCGCGGACGCCAAACTGTCCGGCAAGCCGAAGTCTCCCCCCCGCCGCCGCGGCCGGGCGGACGACGCCGAAAGCGAACCGCTGCCGCTGGAGCCGGACGAGACCGTCCCGGACCACATCTTCGCCGAGCAGAGCGAACTGGTCGACTCGATCAAGCGGACCGCGGACAAGCTGCTCGCCGACGGGGCCACGCGGGGCGACCTGAAGATTCTGGAGCGGACCCTGAAGGAGCTGCGATACGCCTTCAAGATGTTCACCCCCTACCGCAAACAGCGGAAGGTGTCGGTGTTCGGCAGCGCCCGCACCGCGGAGGTCGCCCCGGAGTACGCCCACGCCGAGAAGTTCGGCCGCCGCATGGCCGAGGAAGGCTGGATGGTCCTCACCGGGGCCGGCGGGGGCATCATGGAGGCCGCCCACGTCGGCGCCGGCCGCGAAATGAGCATGGGCGTCAACATTTTATTGCCGTTCGAGCAGCACGCGAACCGCATTATCGACGGCGACCCCAAGCTGGCGAACCTGAAGTACTTCTTCACGCGGAAGCTCCTGTTCGTCAAGGAGGTGCACGGCATCGTCACCTTCCCCGGCGGGTTCGGCACCCAGGACGAGGCATTCGAGACCCTCACGCTGGTGCAGACCGGCAAGCGGGACCTCATGCCGCTGGTCTGGGTCGACGAACCGGACGGTAATTACTGGGGCCACTGGCAGCAGTTCGTGAACGACGAACTGCTGGAAAAGGGCCTGATCTCCCCGGAGGACACGTCGCTCTACAAGATCACGACGGACGTCGAGGAAGCCGTAGAGGAGGTTCTGAACTTCTACAGCGTCTATAACTCTATGCGGTACGTCCGCGGGAAGCTCGTACTCCGGCTGCACGCCGCCCCGGACGATCAGATGCTGGAACGGATCAACGACGAATTCAACGACATCTGCGCCAGCGGAAAAATTACCTGCTGCGGCGCCCACCAGCAGGAGGCGGACGACGATCACCTCGAGGATCTCCCGCGGCTGCGGCTGGACTTCAACCGCCGCTCCGCCGGCCGCCTGCGGCAACTCGTCAACCTGCTGAACCGCGAACTCGCCGACGCCCCGAACCGCGTCGAGGCGTCGAAACGGTGA
- a CDS encoding alpha/beta hydrolase family protein has protein sequence MPSLALLLAALAAPGSADVAPQHGADAAFVYKTAEDAKAGGTVDLTLHVFLPEGTTERPAKVVARPAIVFYFGGGWRGGSPGQFAPHARHLADRGMVAAVAEYRVNKTHGAGPVECVQDARAALHALRSRAEQYGVDPTRVAAGGGSAGGHLGACCGVIESFPGDPEGFQTANALALFNPGVICAPYTAPDGTTATFDRWMAGLLPEGGDERLSPIHHVDAGDPPTILFHGEKDTTVPARSVELFCEALRRDGVRAELALFPGAGHGFFNQGRDGGRPYRTTLRLTDAFFTSLGWLSEPAPAANDEEAPFTLTGAPAAAAN, from the coding sequence ATGCCGTCGCTCGCCCTGCTGTTGGCCGCCCTCGCGGCGCCCGGTTCCGCGGACGTCGCCCCGCAGCACGGGGCCGACGCCGCGTTCGTCTACAAAACGGCCGAGGACGCCAAAGCCGGCGGCACGGTCGATTTAACGTTGCACGTCTTCCTGCCGGAGGGGACGACCGAACGCCCGGCGAAAGTCGTGGCCCGGCCGGCAATCGTGTTTTATTTCGGCGGCGGTTGGCGGGGCGGGAGCCCCGGGCAGTTCGCCCCGCACGCCCGGCATCTGGCGGACCGGGGGATGGTCGCGGCGGTCGCGGAATACCGGGTGAACAAGACTCACGGCGCCGGCCCGGTCGAATGCGTCCAGGACGCCCGGGCCGCCCTACACGCCCTGCGTTCCCGGGCGGAGCAGTACGGCGTTGATCCGACCCGCGTCGCCGCCGGCGGGGGCAGCGCCGGCGGGCACCTCGGGGCCTGCTGCGGCGTGATCGAGTCCTTCCCCGGCGACCCCGAGGGCTTTCAAACCGCGAACGCCCTCGCCCTGTTCAACCCCGGCGTGATCTGCGCCCCCTACACCGCTCCCGACGGGACGACGGCGACGTTCGACCGCTGGATGGCCGGCCTGCTGCCGGAGGGCGGGGACGAACGGCTCTCGCCGATTCATCACGTCGACGCCGGCGACCCGCCGACGATCCTGTTTCATGGGGAGAAGGACACGACCGTCCCCGCCCGCTCCGTGGAGCTGTTCTGCGAAGCCCTCCGCCGCGACGGCGTGCGGGCGGAGCTGGCCCTGTTCCCGGGCGCCGGGCACGGATTCTTCAACCAGGGCCGCGACGGCGGCCGGCCCTATCGGACCACCCTGCGGCTGACGGACGCGTTCTTCACCTCCCTGGGCTGGCTGTCCGAACCGGCGCCGGCGGCGAACGACGAGGAAGCCCCCTTCACCCTCACCGGCGCCCCGGCCGCCGCAGCGAATTAG